A genome region from Akkermansiaceae bacterium includes the following:
- a CDS encoding SUMF1/EgtB/PvdO family nonheme iron enzyme yields MKAYSEKIPLAGDATVDLIPIPGGTFRIGSTDSETGHKPDESPQKEVTIAPFWMAKLETTWDIYRPFMENGKSRNKDGTLNRDSDIYSAEPPEIKEGETLVDTVTQPTPPYMPMHFSMGDGYSKEYPAVGITYHSANKFCEWLSAQTGHFYRLPTEAEWEYACRAGTTTAYSFGDDAAQLGDYAWFADNSEFQYQKVGTKKPNPWGLHDMHGNVAELTLDQYIPEAYAKLADGVKNPWNPPVERHPTVFRGGHWDADAAMLRSAARAQTSTDLKIQDPQIPKSLWYYTDASWLGFRIIRPLVTPSVEEMHKAWNQGPGEAE; encoded by the coding sequence ATGAAAGCATACTCGGAAAAAATCCCTTTGGCAGGGGACGCCACCGTGGATCTCATCCCCATCCCCGGCGGCACCTTCAGGATCGGATCCACGGATTCCGAGACAGGCCACAAGCCCGACGAATCCCCGCAGAAGGAAGTGACCATCGCCCCCTTCTGGATGGCGAAGCTGGAAACCACCTGGGACATCTACCGCCCCTTCATGGAGAACGGAAAATCCCGCAACAAGGACGGCACACTCAACCGCGATTCAGACATCTACAGCGCCGAGCCTCCCGAGATCAAGGAAGGCGAGACCCTCGTGGACACCGTCACCCAGCCCACCCCGCCCTACATGCCCATGCATTTCTCGATGGGCGATGGATACTCCAAGGAATATCCCGCCGTCGGCATCACCTACCATTCCGCAAACAAATTCTGCGAGTGGCTCTCCGCCCAGACCGGTCACTTCTACCGCCTCCCCACCGAGGCGGAGTGGGAATACGCCTGCCGCGCCGGCACCACCACCGCATACTCCTTCGGCGATGATGCAGCACAGCTCGGCGATTACGCATGGTTCGCCGACAACTCGGAATTCCAATACCAGAAAGTCGGCACCAAAAAACCGAACCCGTGGGGTCTCCACGACATGCACGGAAATGTCGCAGAGCTCACCCTCGACCAATATATCCCTGAGGCCTATGCGAAGCTCGCTGACGGCGTAAAAAATCCGTGGAACCCACCAGTGGAGCGCCACCCCACCGTCTTCCGTGGCGGTCACTGGGATGCCGATGCCGCAATGCTCCGCTCCGCCGCACGCGCCCAGACATCCACCGATCTCAAGATCCAGGATCCCCAGATCCCGAAATCCCTCTGGTATTACACCGATGCCTCATGGCTCGGCTTCCGCATCATCCGACCGCTCGTCACACCCAGCGTCGAGGAAATGCACAAAGCCTGGAACCAAGGCCCCGGCGAAGCCGAGTAG
- a CDS encoding FAD:protein FMN transferase gives MTTRRKTIQLLCGAAFLPAIARAQPHSTERPLMGTLFRIKTYADDTGLAEKASAQAFAAAEAINAAASDYIADSELLSFSKLPFGKPHPVSETLFPLLLQAQHYARKTDGDYDPTLGPLTKLWRESRRRKSLPDPEALAKAMASSCYNNLILDEKGRTLTFTVPGMRLDLGGIAKGQAADAMLAVFKKHGLPRTSITCGGDVRVGDPPPGKDHWLVAVINSGTAKPPLQLNNSAVSTSGDLHQFIEIGGKRYSHIIDPRTGLGLTEARTATIIAPTAAESDAMATAACVDRG, from the coding sequence ATGACCACCCGCAGGAAAACCATCCAACTTCTCTGCGGTGCCGCTTTCCTTCCAGCGATTGCACGTGCCCAACCGCACTCCACGGAACGGCCCCTCATGGGCACCCTGTTCCGCATCAAGACGTACGCCGACGACACGGGCCTCGCCGAAAAAGCCTCCGCCCAAGCCTTCGCCGCCGCAGAGGCGATCAATGCCGCCGCCTCCGACTACATCGCGGACTCCGAGCTGCTCTCCTTTTCCAAGCTACCCTTCGGGAAACCCCATCCGGTTTCCGAAACCCTTTTCCCCCTCCTACTACAGGCACAGCATTACGCCAGGAAAACGGACGGGGACTACGATCCCACCCTCGGCCCCCTTACAAAGCTCTGGCGCGAGTCCCGCCGCCGCAAGTCGCTTCCGGATCCCGAAGCCCTTGCCAAGGCCATGGCCTCATCCTGTTACAACAATCTCATCCTCGATGAAAAGGGGCGCACCCTCACCTTCACCGTCCCGGGAATGCGCCTCGATCTCGGCGGCATCGCCAAGGGACAGGCGGCCGATGCGATGCTTGCCGTTTTCAAGAAACACGGACTCCCCCGCACCTCCATCACCTGCGGCGGCGATGTCAGAGTCGGCGATCCGCCGCCCGGGAAGGATCACTGGCTCGTCGCCGTGATAAACTCCGGCACCGCCAAGCCCCCGCTCCAACTCAACAACTCCGCCGTCTCCACCTCCGGCGACCTCCACCAGTTCATCGAGATCGGAGGCAAGCGCTACTCCCACATCATCGACCCCCGCACCGGCCTCGGCCTCACCGAGGCGCGCACGGCCACCATCATCGCACCCACCGCCGCGGAGTCCGATGCGATGGCCACCGCCGCCTGCGTGGATCGTGGTTGA
- a CDS encoding ion transporter produces MSESDLLRLLQGNNVSPRRISAAKWIESKNVQGFVIAVILLNALILGLETSKAAMASFGGLLLILDKLCLLVFVAELAVKMSCYRSHFWRSGWNVFDFLVVAIALVPGAGVWAVLRSLRVLRVLRLLTAVPKPEKVVAAFVHSIPGLSGVMAVMAIFFYTMGVLATRLFGETHPEWFGSLGASLYTLFQVMTLESWSMGIVRPVMETHPWAFAFFVPFIIVATFTILNLFIGIIVSTMQELSLAPEITANADPELLSLLERIDTDLRSLRSQIEKKANP; encoded by the coding sequence ATGAGTGAATCCGACCTGCTCCGCCTGCTCCAGGGCAACAATGTCTCGCCACGCCGCATAAGCGCGGCGAAATGGATCGAGTCGAAGAACGTGCAGGGCTTCGTCATCGCCGTGATCCTGCTCAACGCCCTCATCCTCGGCCTTGAGACCAGCAAGGCCGCCATGGCATCCTTCGGAGGGCTCCTGCTCATCCTCGACAAGCTCTGCCTCCTTGTCTTCGTCGCCGAGCTTGCGGTGAAAATGTCCTGCTACCGCTCCCATTTCTGGCGCAGCGGCTGGAACGTGTTCGATTTCCTGGTCGTCGCCATCGCCCTCGTGCCCGGCGCAGGGGTTTGGGCCGTTCTCCGCTCGCTGCGCGTCCTCCGGGTCCTTCGCCTGCTCACCGCGGTGCCGAAGCCTGAAAAGGTCGTCGCAGCCTTCGTCCACTCCATCCCCGGCCTCTCGGGGGTCATGGCCGTAATGGCGATTTTCTTCTACACCATGGGCGTGCTCGCCACCCGCCTCTTCGGCGAAACACACCCGGAGTGGTTCGGTTCCCTAGGGGCGAGCCTCTACACACTTTTCCAGGTCATGACCCTTGAAAGCTGGTCCATGGGAATCGTCCGCCCCGTCATGGAAACCCACCCGTGGGCCTTCGCCTTCTTCGTGCCCTTCATCATCGTCGCCACCTTCACGATCCTGAACCTTTTCATCGGCATCATCGTCTCCACCATGCAGGAGCTATCCCTCGCACCCGAGATTACCGCAAATGCCGATCCCGAACTGCTTTCCCTGCTGGAAAGGATAGACACCGACCTGAGATCGCTGAGATCCCAGATCGAGAAAAAGGCGAATCCCTGA
- a CDS encoding Gfo/Idh/MocA family oxidoreductase, translating to MEHSDNPQDTDRRSFLKAGSLATAASLLPESASAQDGGKEIKVALVGCGGRGTGAASQSLNVPGTKLVAMADAFGDNVGRAYESLKKQFGDRVDVPEERRFSGFDAYRKAIDAADLVLLCTSPGFRPQHFEYAVEKGKHVFMEKPVAVDGPGIRKVIEAAKAADAKNLKVVCGLQRRYQNSYLETLEKIKEGMIGDISGAQVYWSGGGVWTRDRKEGMTEMEYQMRNWFYFNWICGDHICEQHIHNIDVSNWFLGGHPVKANGIGGRTKRIGKDWGEIFDHHYVEYTYADGTITNSQCKHWNGTWSKVSETIVGTKGSATPGVIKDRSGKIIWRFRGENNNPYQTEHDVLVKHILEDKPINNAFYTAESTLTAIMGRMATYSGAEVTWEQALNSDLDTMPKVLAWDADPGPKPGPDGLYPAPIPGVTKVF from the coding sequence ATGGAACATTCCGACAACCCACAAGACACAGACCGCCGCAGTTTCCTCAAGGCAGGAAGCCTTGCAACCGCAGCATCCCTCCTCCCGGAATCGGCCTCCGCGCAGGATGGCGGCAAGGAAATCAAGGTCGCGCTCGTCGGCTGCGGAGGGCGCGGCACAGGCGCCGCCTCCCAATCGCTCAATGTCCCCGGCACAAAGCTCGTGGCGATGGCCGATGCTTTCGGCGATAACGTCGGGCGCGCCTATGAATCCCTCAAAAAACAGTTCGGCGACCGCGTCGATGTCCCGGAGGAGCGCCGTTTCAGCGGGTTTGATGCCTACAGGAAAGCCATCGACGCCGCCGACCTTGTCCTGCTCTGCACCTCTCCCGGCTTCCGCCCGCAGCACTTCGAGTACGCGGTGGAGAAAGGGAAACACGTTTTCATGGAGAAGCCTGTGGCCGTGGACGGCCCGGGCATCCGCAAGGTGATCGAGGCTGCAAAGGCGGCGGACGCAAAGAATCTCAAGGTCGTCTGCGGCCTGCAGAGGCGTTACCAGAACAGCTATCTTGAGACCCTGGAAAAGATCAAGGAAGGCATGATCGGGGATATCTCCGGCGCGCAGGTCTATTGGTCCGGCGGCGGCGTCTGGACGCGCGACCGCAAGGAAGGGATGACCGAAATGGAATACCAGATGCGGAACTGGTTTTACTTCAACTGGATCTGCGGAGACCACATCTGCGAGCAGCACATCCACAACATCGATGTCAGCAACTGGTTCCTCGGCGGGCATCCCGTCAAGGCGAACGGAATCGGCGGGCGGACCAAGCGAATCGGCAAGGATTGGGGCGAGATCTTCGACCACCACTACGTCGAATACACCTATGCGGACGGGACGATCACCAACAGCCAGTGCAAACACTGGAACGGCACGTGGTCCAAGGTTTCGGAAACGATCGTCGGCACCAAGGGCAGCGCGACACCGGGCGTGATCAAGGATCGCAGCGGCAAGATCATCTGGCGTTTCCGCGGGGAGAACAACAACCCCTACCAGACGGAGCACGACGTGCTGGTGAAGCACATCCTGGAGGATAAACCGATCAACAATGCGTTCTACACGGCGGAGTCCACTCTCACCGCGATCATGGGGCGCATGGCGACCTACTCCGGCGCGGAAGTGACCTGGGAGCAGGCGCTGAACTCGGATCTCGACACCATGCCCAAGGTGCTCGCATGGGATGCCGATCCCGGCCCGAAACCGGGGCCGGACGGCCTTTACCCGGCACCGATCCCGGGTGTGACGAAGGTTTTCTGA
- a CDS encoding sulfatase — translation MKRTFPKTAFALLTACAIPGQAVRSEGAQPNIVILFADDMGYGDAGCYGNPLIKTPNIDRLAADGMRLTSFVTASWCVPSRTELMTGRYMPRVDFKGGTGSDGKGGLPDSELTLAEGLKAAGYATHMIGKWHLGYKEKRFLPVYQGFDTWFGLPYSNDYMRPWVNTDEPLGLYRGEEMVEHPFDQDPLTTRYTEEAVSLIGKSGAVPFFLYLAYSMPHLPLAVSEGRRGKSAAGLYGDVIEELDWSVGEVLAALEGKGITGNTIVIFLSDNGPWIEMPPRMLQAGNKRWHAGSTGPLRGSKASTYEGGTRVPALIRWPVATKAGQVRADLVGMPDIYRTLLGVAGAKLPEHVLDGYDLTDFLAGKADLSPRPDYYYFNGKLEAVRSGDWKLRTTSGKPELFNLRTDVSERIDRAAELPEKVAELRGLMEKMAQEVGAGIAGT, via the coding sequence ATGAAAAGAACGTTTCCGAAAACCGCATTCGCCCTGCTCACCGCTTGCGCAATCCCTGGGCAAGCTGTCCGTTCCGAGGGCGCGCAGCCGAATATCGTCATCCTTTTCGCCGATGACATGGGCTACGGGGATGCGGGCTGCTACGGGAATCCGCTGATCAAGACGCCGAACATCGACAGACTCGCTGCGGATGGGATGCGTCTGACATCGTTCGTGACCGCATCGTGGTGCGTGCCTTCTCGCACGGAGCTGATGACGGGCCGCTATATGCCTAGAGTGGATTTCAAAGGCGGCACCGGATCGGATGGAAAGGGCGGCTTGCCGGATTCCGAGCTGACCTTGGCCGAAGGGCTGAAGGCGGCGGGATACGCCACCCACATGATCGGGAAATGGCACCTCGGGTACAAGGAAAAGCGTTTCCTGCCGGTGTACCAGGGCTTCGACACGTGGTTCGGGCTGCCTTACTCGAACGATTACATGAGGCCTTGGGTGAACACCGACGAGCCGCTCGGCCTCTACCGGGGCGAGGAAATGGTCGAGCATCCCTTCGATCAGGATCCCCTCACCACCCGCTACACGGAGGAGGCGGTTTCGCTGATCGGAAAGAGCGGCGCAGTGCCGTTTTTCCTCTACCTCGCATATTCCATGCCGCACCTGCCGCTTGCGGTTTCCGAGGGAAGGCGAGGGAAATCGGCAGCGGGTCTTTACGGGGATGTGATCGAGGAGCTGGATTGGAGCGTGGGCGAGGTGCTCGCTGCGCTGGAGGGAAAAGGGATCACGGGAAACACCATCGTCATTTTCCTCTCCGACAACGGGCCATGGATCGAGATGCCGCCGCGAATGCTCCAGGCGGGGAACAAGAGATGGCACGCCGGATCGACCGGGCCGCTGCGAGGATCCAAGGCCAGCACCTACGAGGGCGGGACGCGTGTTCCGGCGCTCATCCGCTGGCCTGTGGCAACCAAGGCCGGGCAGGTGAGGGCGGATCTCGTCGGGATGCCCGACATCTACCGAACCCTGCTCGGTGTCGCCGGGGCGAAGCTCCCGGAACACGTGCTGGACGGATATGACCTGACGGATTTCCTCGCCGGGAAAGCCGATCTGTCCCCGCGTCCCGATTACTATTATTTCAACGGCAAGCTGGAGGCCGTGCGCTCGGGGGACTGGAAGCTGCGGACGACATCCGGCAAGCCGGAGCTTTTCAATCTCAGGACGGATGTTTCGGAGCGGATCGACCGCGCTGCGGAGCTTCCGGAGAAGGTGGCGGAGCTTCGCGGGCTGATGGAGAAGATGGCGCAGGAGGTCGGTGCCGGGATTGCCGGAACATGA
- a CDS encoding glycoside hydrolase family 9 protein: protein MLRILLPLAATLATALSQTAPVNITFTARTPTWEDGFNADIVITNNSTADIIGWTVAFDLPAIGFSNIWNAEEGASTATRKSFSNIPTNERIRAGSSRSFGFTAIGPYTTPASNFTFNGLPPGSTPPTLSIADVSENEGSTSREMVFTATLSRAAETPVTVRWSTADGSATAGRDYTAASGSLGFAAGEITRQLSVTVAGDTTQESNETFTVTLTSPSGATLAKAQAIATLLNDDQGEGGGSGTAGKPQAGTYNFAEALQKSLRFYDAQRSGKIPDDFRIRWRADSALLDGSDVGMDLSGGFYDAGDHVKFGLPMAHSLTMLAWGGIEYRQAYSETRQLDTLLENLKWGTDYLMKCHVRNPDGSTAAFYGQVGNGNTDHAYWGRAEAMAMARPAYKIDATKPGSDLAAETAAALASAAILFREAQPDYATQLLGHARALYTFADTYRGKYSDSIPDAANFYNSWSGFQDELVWGAIWLHRATGEAAFMDKAKAEYPALSGGGAGNHPHQWTLSWDDKKYGCYVLMAMLDGAAAYKADAERWLDWWSIGHNGQKVPTTPGGLARLDQWGSLRYAANTAFCAYVYADRVNNPDSRYSTFARSQIEYALGSNPAGRSYVCGFGNNPPINPHHRNSHGSTTNDINTPATNRHILHGALVGGPGANDDYADVRTDFVKNEVALDYNAAFTGALARLYDQFGGFALDETITPPAPATLLHETLDSFAPGAKTDDEWLPLWPGTKWANGPDEGRLAVDADIAYDASGKSVRVLYPQGGKQSGNSGAQWFVDIGGNQQDLYLSYWVRFEKGFDFVLGGKLPGFGGASSFADRSNEWSTRLMWREDGKAEFYIHVPADNLHNPGTRFWWNTEGFQATFVPGRWHHIEIHMRMNSPGQFDGLMEGWFDGKKAAHYPAFLFRDSNTASAEIAWVFFSTFFGGSSSPVWEAKKDEYANFDQFTVSNTRIGYPGIPRDVDSDKLPNEWEIRFFGDDSGADPDEDSDDDGESNRNEFITGTDPKSASSRYAIGGLSESPAGSGTFLIRWQGLAGRTYQVVRSDDLAEESWEPIATLPGSDGEMSCEDPAPPPDGKAFYKIRVTLD, encoded by the coding sequence ATGCTCCGAATCCTTCTGCCACTCGCCGCCACCCTGGCTACCGCGCTTTCCCAGACCGCACCCGTCAACATCACCTTCACCGCCCGCACACCGACATGGGAGGACGGCTTCAACGCGGACATCGTCATCACCAACAACAGCACGGCAGACATCATCGGATGGACTGTCGCCTTCGATCTTCCCGCCATCGGTTTCTCGAACATCTGGAACGCTGAGGAAGGAGCCTCCACCGCAACCCGCAAGTCCTTCTCTAACATCCCCACAAACGAAAGGATCCGCGCCGGCTCGTCCCGTTCCTTCGGCTTCACCGCCATCGGTCCCTACACCACGCCGGCAAGCAACTTCACCTTCAACGGCCTTCCGCCGGGCAGCACCCCCCCCACCCTCTCCATCGCCGATGTATCGGAAAACGAAGGCAGCACGAGCCGCGAGATGGTTTTCACCGCCACCCTTTCGAGGGCGGCCGAAACGCCGGTCACCGTAAGGTGGTCCACCGCGGACGGAAGCGCCACGGCGGGGCGGGATTACACCGCAGCATCTGGCTCGCTCGGCTTCGCCGCCGGGGAAATCACCAGGCAGCTCTCCGTCACGGTTGCCGGAGACACCACTCAAGAATCGAACGAAACCTTCACCGTCACCCTCACCAGTCCGAGCGGTGCCACCCTCGCCAAAGCCCAGGCGATCGCGACCCTTCTCAACGACGACCAAGGGGAGGGCGGCGGCTCGGGCACCGCAGGAAAACCCCAGGCAGGCACCTACAACTTTGCGGAAGCCCTCCAGAAATCCCTGCGCTTCTACGATGCCCAGCGATCCGGGAAAATCCCCGACGATTTCCGCATCCGCTGGCGCGCCGATTCCGCGCTACTGGACGGCAGCGATGTCGGGATGGATCTCAGCGGAGGGTTCTACGACGCGGGCGACCATGTGAAATTCGGCCTGCCCATGGCCCACAGCCTGACCATGCTCGCGTGGGGCGGGATCGAATACAGGCAGGCCTATTCGGAAACCCGTCAGCTTGACACCCTGTTAGAGAATCTGAAATGGGGCACCGATTACCTGATGAAATGCCACGTGCGCAACCCGGACGGCAGCACCGCCGCCTTTTACGGACAGGTCGGAAACGGCAACACCGACCACGCCTACTGGGGACGCGCCGAGGCCATGGCCATGGCGCGTCCCGCCTACAAAATCGATGCCACCAAACCCGGCTCCGACCTCGCGGCGGAAACGGCCGCCGCCCTCGCCTCGGCGGCCATCCTTTTCAGGGAAGCCCAACCCGATTACGCCACCCAGCTCCTCGGCCACGCCCGCGCCCTCTACACCTTTGCAGACACATACAGGGGGAAATACAGCGACTCCATCCCCGATGCCGCGAATTTCTACAACTCATGGAGCGGCTTCCAGGACGAGCTCGTGTGGGGCGCGATCTGGCTTCACCGCGCCACCGGGGAGGCCGCATTCATGGACAAGGCCAAGGCGGAATACCCCGCCCTCTCCGGCGGCGGCGCGGGCAACCATCCCCACCAGTGGACGCTTTCATGGGATGACAAGAAATACGGCTGCTATGTCCTCATGGCCATGCTCGACGGCGCCGCCGCCTACAAGGCCGATGCCGAACGCTGGCTCGACTGGTGGTCCATCGGCCACAACGGCCAGAAAGTCCCCACCACTCCCGGCGGACTCGCCCGCCTCGACCAATGGGGCAGCCTCCGCTACGCCGCGAACACCGCCTTCTGCGCCTACGTTTACGCGGATCGCGTGAACAACCCGGACTCCCGCTACAGCACCTTCGCCCGCAGCCAGATCGAATACGCCCTCGGCTCGAATCCCGCCGGTCGCAGCTACGTATGCGGCTTCGGCAACAATCCGCCCATCAACCCCCACCACCGCAATTCCCATGGCTCCACCACCAACGACATCAACACCCCAGCCACCAACCGCCACATCCTCCACGGAGCACTCGTCGGCGGGCCGGGGGCCAACGACGACTATGCGGATGTGCGCACGGACTTCGTCAAAAACGAGGTGGCCCTCGATTACAACGCCGCATTCACCGGCGCGCTCGCTCGGCTGTACGACCAGTTCGGCGGCTTTGCCCTGGACGAAACCATCACCCCGCCCGCTCCCGCAACCCTGCTCCATGAAACGCTGGACTCCTTCGCGCCGGGCGCAAAAACCGATGACGAATGGCTGCCGCTCTGGCCCGGCACGAAATGGGCGAACGGGCCGGACGAGGGCAGGCTGGCGGTGGATGCGGACATCGCCTACGATGCCAGCGGGAAATCGGTGCGCGTGCTCTACCCCCAGGGCGGCAAGCAATCGGGCAACAGCGGAGCCCAATGGTTCGTGGACATAGGCGGGAACCAGCAAGACCTTTACCTCAGCTACTGGGTGCGCTTCGAGAAAGGCTTTGATTTCGTGCTCGGCGGCAAGCTGCCCGGCTTCGGCGGGGCGAGCTCCTTCGCCGACCGCAGCAACGAATGGTCCACCCGCCTGATGTGGCGCGAGGACGGGAAAGCCGAATTCTACATCCACGTGCCCGCCGACAACCTCCACAACCCCGGCACCCGCTTCTGGTGGAACACGGAGGGCTTCCAGGCCACCTTTGTCCCCGGACGCTGGCATCACATCGAGATCCACATGCGCATGAACTCGCCCGGACAGTTCGACGGGCTGATGGAGGGATGGTTCGATGGCAAGAAAGCGGCGCACTACCCGGCCTTCCTGTTCCGCGATTCCAACACCGCCAGCGCAGAGATCGCATGGGTGTTTTTCAGCACCTTCTTCGGAGGCAGCAGCAGCCCGGTCTGGGAGGCGAAAAAGGACGAGTACGCGAACTTCGACCAGTTCACGGTCTCGAACACCCGCATCGGCTATCCGGGAATCCCCCGCGATGTCGATTCTGACAAGCTGCCCAACGAATGGGAGATCCGGTTTTTCGGCGACGACAGCGGGGCGGATCCCGATGAGGACTCCGACGATGACGGTGAGAGCAACAGGAACGAATTCATCACAGGGACCGATCCGAAAAGCGCCAGCTCCCGCTACGCAATCGGCGGCCTGTCCGAATCCCCCGCCGGTTCCGGAACATTCCTGATCCGCTGGCAAGGCTTGGCCGGGCGCACCTATCAGGTCGTCCGATCGGACGATCTTGCAGAGGAGTCATGGGAGCCGATCGCGACCCTACCCGGCAGCGACGGGGAAATGTCCTGCGAAGACCCCGCGCCCCCGCCCGACGGAAAGGCGTTCTACAAGATCCGTGTCACGCTCGACTGA
- a CDS encoding proline--tRNA ligase, protein MSNEKTAITPTRAQDFPEWYQQVIKAADLAENSETRGCMVIKPWGYGIWELIQQQLDRRFKATGHQNAYFPLLIPLSYLEKEAEHAEGFATECAVVTHHRLEAVKDPETGKTKMIPTGELAEPYVIRPTSETIIGAAFARWVQSYRDLPLLINQWANVMRWEMRPRLFLRTAEFLWQEGHTAHETKDEAHVETRMIHRLYEEFLRDHLAIPVVPGEKTENERFPGADMTLTVEAMVQDRKAIQAGTSHYLGQNFSKAQNICFASRDGVQEFAHTTSWGVSTRLIGTLIMAHSDDDGLVLPPRVATQQVVIIPVTPKEDTKDAVLAACHALAETLRSTKSYHGDPIRAHVDARDIQGGQKKWEWVKKGTPIRIEIGPRDIESRKVCVQRRDNAPTEKSFMEKDEFIQSVTDILQEIHDNLFARALAFRDANISACNEPDAFHAHWETENPGWLATPWAGTPEEEDTLSKQHKITIRCIPLADAGLPEGLLSKVGDKCFLTGKKSSSVTLWGRSY, encoded by the coding sequence ATGTCGAACGAAAAGACCGCCATCACCCCGACCCGCGCCCAGGATTTCCCCGAGTGGTATCAGCAGGTCATCAAGGCCGCCGACCTTGCGGAAAACTCCGAGACGCGCGGCTGCATGGTGATCAAGCCGTGGGGCTACGGGATCTGGGAACTGATCCAGCAGCAGCTCGACCGGCGTTTCAAGGCGACCGGGCACCAGAATGCTTACTTCCCCCTGCTCATCCCGCTTTCGTATCTTGAGAAAGAGGCGGAGCACGCAGAGGGCTTTGCGACGGAGTGCGCGGTGGTCACCCACCATCGCCTTGAGGCGGTGAAAGATCCGGAGACCGGAAAAACGAAAATGATCCCGACCGGCGAGCTTGCCGAGCCGTACGTGATCCGCCCGACTTCCGAGACGATCATCGGCGCGGCGTTCGCGCGCTGGGTGCAGAGCTACCGCGACCTGCCGCTGCTCATCAACCAATGGGCGAACGTGATGCGCTGGGAGATGCGCCCCAGGCTTTTCCTCCGGACTGCCGAGTTCCTCTGGCAGGAAGGACACACCGCCCATGAAACGAAGGACGAGGCGCATGTGGAGACCCGCATGATCCACCGTTTGTATGAGGAATTCCTACGCGACCACCTCGCGATTCCCGTCGTGCCCGGCGAGAAGACCGAGAACGAGCGCTTCCCCGGTGCGGACATGACCCTGACCGTCGAGGCGATGGTGCAGGATAGGAAGGCGATCCAGGCCGGCACCTCGCACTACCTCGGCCAGAATTTCTCGAAGGCGCAGAACATCTGCTTCGCAAGTCGCGACGGGGTGCAGGAGTTCGCCCATACGACTTCATGGGGTGTTTCCACCCGCCTGATCGGCACGCTCATCATGGCGCACTCCGACGACGACGGGCTGGTGCTGCCTCCACGTGTCGCCACCCAGCAGGTGGTGATCATCCCCGTCACCCCGAAGGAGGATACGAAAGATGCCGTCCTCGCCGCCTGCCATGCGCTCGCGGAAACCCTGCGCTCCACCAAATCCTATCACGGCGATCCGATCCGCGCCCACGTCGATGCCCGCGACATCCAGGGCGGCCAGAAAAAATGGGAATGGGTCAAGAAAGGCACGCCGATCCGCATCGAGATCGGCCCGCGCGACATCGAGTCCCGTAAGGTCTGCGTGCAGCGCCGCGACAATGCCCCGACCGAGAAATCCTTCATGGAGAAGGACGAGTTCATCCAGTCCGTGACCGATATCCTGCAGGAGATCCACGACAATCTCTTCGCCCGCGCGCTCGCGTTCCGCGATGCGAACATTTCCGCATGCAATGAACCGGATGCCTTCCACGCCCATTGGGAAACGGAGAACCCCGGCTGGCTCGCGACGCCCTGGGCAGGCACGCCGGAGGAGGAGGACACGCTTTCCAAGCAGCACAAGATCACCATCCGCTGCATCCCGCTGGCCGATGCCGGGCTGCCGGAAGGCCTGCTCTCCAAGGTCGGCGACAAATGTTTCCTGACTGGAAAAAAAAGCAGCTCCGTCACCCTGTGGGGACGGAGCTACTAA
- a CDS encoding DUF1080 domain-containing protein, producing MTFRISWVAAFLSACAAAQEGFVPLFDGKTLHGWEGDPVYWSVKDGAIVGEVTPETLLNRNSFLIWKGGTLGDFELVVEYRVSEKGNSGINYRSVVTPDLKWSLTGYQADIDGGDRWTGQNYEERGRTFLAYRGQCVVLKPDSKPEVVSEIGDKDELQKAVKKGDWNTYRIVAKGNVMKHFVNGVLMSEVEDLDAERRVAEGLLGVQVHVGPPMVIEYRSILLKRLGQK from the coding sequence ATGACATTCCGCATCTCATGGGTCGCAGCTTTCCTCTCCGCATGCGCCGCCGCGCAGGAAGGCTTCGTGCCGCTTTTCGATGGGAAAACCCTGCATGGCTGGGAGGGAGACCCGGTTTATTGGAGCGTGAAGGACGGTGCGATCGTCGGCGAGGTGACGCCGGAAACGCTCCTCAACCGGAACTCGTTTCTCATCTGGAAAGGCGGCACGTTGGGGGACTTTGAGCTGGTGGTGGAATACCGCGTTTCCGAAAAAGGGAATTCGGGGATCAATTACCGCAGTGTGGTGACGCCGGATCTCAAATGGTCGCTGACCGGCTATCAGGCGGACATCGACGGCGGAGACAGGTGGACGGGGCAGAACTACGAGGAGCGCGGGCGCACTTTTCTGGCATATCGCGGGCAATGCGTGGTGCTGAAACCGGATTCGAAGCCAGAGGTCGTTTCCGAGATCGGCGACAAGGACGAGTTGCAGAAGGCGGTGAAAAAAGGCGATTGGAACACCTATCGCATCGTCGCCAAGGGCAACGTGATGAAGCACTTCGTCAACGGCGTCCTGATGAGCGAGGTCGAGGATCTTGATGCAGAAAGGCGGGTGGCGGAAGGCTTGCTTGGCGTGCAGGTGCACGTCGGCCCGCCGATGGTGATCGAGTATCGGAGCATCCTGCTCAAACGGTTGGGGCAAAAGTGA